A genomic stretch from Nitrobacter winogradskyi Nb-255 includes:
- a CDS encoding DUF1778 domain-containing protein, producing the protein MAQSATKSAQRRVRDERLETRVTADQKKLIERAAALQGRTVTDFVLTSVQEAARRAIEDHQTLHLSLRDSQAFVQALMKPLPVNDRLRDTVRRYRQRTGV; encoded by the coding sequence ATGGCCCAATCTGCGACGAAATCAGCCCAGCGGCGTGTGCGTGACGAACGCCTGGAAACCCGCGTGACCGCTGATCAGAAGAAGCTCATCGAGCGTGCCGCGGCGCTGCAAGGCCGAACGGTGACGGATTTCGTTCTGACCAGCGTGCAGGAAGCTGCCCGTCGCGCGATCGAGGACCATCAGACCCTCCACCTCTCCTTGCGCGACAGTCAGGCTTTCGTGCAAGCGTTGATGAAGCCGCTGCCGGTGAATGATCGGCTTCGAGATACCGTCCGCCGCTATCGTCAGAGAACGGGTGTCTGA
- a CDS encoding type IV toxin-antitoxin system AbiEi family antitoxin domain-containing protein, with protein MLKTARSEDIFRAHGGQLRMSEAIRHGLSRYTLYALKEHGAIEQISRGLYRLADLPPIGNPDLVTVSLRCPHAVICLVSALSWHGITTEIPHAVPVAVPRDARAFPRSTIPRSSRIGFRMRRSKPASRAMTSMACQSVSTMPRSRSPIASSSATRSEWTWFWEALQLYRQRKRFDPGKLVKYAKVCRVENVMRPYLEAIS; from the coding sequence ATGCTAAAAACGGCCCGGTCCGAGGACATTTTCCGCGCCCACGGCGGCCAGCTCCGCATGAGCGAAGCGATCCGTCACGGCCTCAGCCGCTATACGCTGTATGCTCTCAAAGAGCACGGTGCCATTGAGCAGATCAGCCGCGGCCTCTATCGTCTTGCCGATCTCCCGCCCATCGGCAATCCCGATCTCGTGACCGTCAGCCTGCGTTGTCCGCACGCCGTCATTTGTCTTGTTTCGGCGCTGTCCTGGCACGGGATCACCACCGAGATCCCCCATGCGGTCCCGGTGGCCGTTCCGCGCGATGCGCGCGCCTTCCCGCGCTCGACCATCCCTCGATCCTCGCGCATCGGTTTTCGGATGCGTCGTTCAAAGCCGGCATCGCGCGCCATGACGTCGATGGCGTGCCAGTCCGTATCTACGATGCCGAGAAGTCGATCGCCGATAGCTTCAAGTTCCGCAACCAGATCGGAATGGACGTGGTTCTGGGAGGCGCTCCAACTCTACCGGCAACGCAAGAGATTCGACCCCGGTAAGCTGGTCAAATACGCCAAGGTCTGCCGGGTGGAGAATGTCATGCGACCTTATCTAGAGGCGATCTCTTGA
- a CDS encoding GNAT family N-acetyltransferase encodes MGKGGDELLRVEVLGPHHDRSGFESGIEPLDRYFRTQASQDAKKNMAAPFVLVLPDRAIGGYYTLSSTALKLAELPAQATRKLPRYPSVPATLIGRLAVDRRHQGKGYGRFLLADALYRALRSEIAAFAVIVDAKDENARRFYERESFLPLPDQPMKLFRPMGDIEKLFK; translated from the coding sequence GTGGGCAAAGGCGGCGACGAGCTGCTGCGGGTCGAAGTTCTCGGCCCGCACCACGACCGCTCCGGGTTCGAAAGCGGGATAGAGCCGCTCGATCGATATTTCCGGACTCAGGCCAGCCAGGATGCCAAGAAAAACATGGCAGCGCCCTTCGTCTTGGTGCTGCCTGATAGAGCCATCGGAGGCTATTACACGCTGTCATCTACTGCTCTGAAGCTCGCAGAGTTGCCGGCACAGGCAACGCGCAAGCTGCCTCGCTATCCTTCGGTTCCGGCGACGCTGATCGGACGTCTCGCGGTGGATCGACGCCATCAGGGAAAAGGCTACGGCCGGTTTCTTCTGGCCGATGCCCTCTATCGCGCGCTGCGAAGTGAGATTGCGGCTTTCGCGGTCATCGTCGATGCCAAGGACGAGAACGCCCGCCGCTTCTACGAGCGTGAGAGCTTCCTCCCACTCCCTGACCAACCGATGAAACTGTTTCGTCCGATGGGCGATATCGAAAAGCTATTCAAATAA